The following proteins are encoded in a genomic region of Zea mays cultivar B73 chromosome 9, Zm-B73-REFERENCE-NAM-5.0, whole genome shotgun sequence:
- the LOC100193655 gene encoding uncharacterized LOC100193655: protein MFSAPGNNSMALVAPRPGMELANIQHHPNQAPGPGGKQRTSSLEAPIMLLTGHQSAIYCMKFNPAGTVIASGSHDKDIFLWYVHGECKNFMVLRGHKNAILDLQWTTDGTQIISASPDKTVRVWDVETGKQVKKMAEHSSFVNSCCPARKWPPLVVSGSDDGTAKLWDLRQRGAIQTLPDKYQITAVSFSEAADKVFTGGLDNDVKWWDLRKNETTEYLKGHQDMITGMQLSPDGSYLLTNAMDNELKIWDLRPYAPENRNIKTLTGHQHNFEKNLLKCSWSPDNRKVTAGSADRMVYIWDTTSRRILYKLPGHNGSVNETAFHPTEPIIGSCGSDKQIYLGEL, encoded by the coding sequence ATGTTCTCTGCTCCAGGCAACAATTCTATGGCTCTTGTAGCCCCACGGCCAGGGATGGAGCTGGCTAATATTCAACATCATCCAAATCAGGCTCCTGGGCCTGGAGGAAAACAACGCACATCTAGCCTGGAGGCACCAATAATGCTACTTACAGGTCACCAGAGTGCTATCTACTGCATGAAATTCAATCCTGCGGGAACTGTGATAGCATCAGGTTCCCATGACAAGGATATCTTCTTATGGTATGTTCATGGTGAATGTAAGAACTTTATGGTACTGAGAGGGCACAAGAATGCTATTCTTGACCTTCAGTGGACTACTGATGGGACCCAGATCATCTCTGCAAGTCCTGACAAGACTGTGAGGGTCTGGGACGTTGAGACTGGTAAACAAGTTAAGAAGATGGCTGAGCACTCATCATTCGTCAACTCATGCTGCCCAGCACGGAAGTGGCCACCTCTTGTGGTTAGCGGTTCAGATGATGGTACAGCAAAGCTGTGGGACTTGCGTCAGAGAGGTGCAATACAAACTCTTCCCGACAAATACCAGATCACAGCCGTTAGCTTCTCAGAGGCAGCAGATAAGGTATTCACTGGTGGCCTGGACAACGATGTCAAGTGGTGGGATCTTCGCAAGAATGAAACGACAGAATATCTCAAAGGACATCAGGACATGATCACTGGGATGCAGCTTAGCCCTGATGGGTCTTACCTCCTGACCAATGCAATGGACAATGAGCTCAAGATCTGGGATCTGCGCCCTTACGCACCAGAGAACCGGAACATCAAGACTCTTACAGGTCACCAGCATAACTTTGAGAAGAACCTACTGAAGTGTAGCTGGTCGCCAGATAACCGCAAGGTCACTGCTGGGAGCGCAGACCGCATGGTCTACATCTGGGACACAACATCAAGGCGCATCCTGTACAAGCTTCCCGGGCACAATGGTTCTGTCAATGAGACTGCTTTCCATCCCACAGAGCCGATCATTGGATCTTGCGGCAGCGACAAGCAGATCTATCTTGGGGAACTTTAA
- the LOC100193655 gene encoding uncharacterized isoform X2 — translation MTPGISSRLSSPPPAAHPSPPPAAAPSAAATPSHPPSPTLDAFTRLEEKWDQFVVMFHRYKEKTEKELQAAVRLQAAARVFLARRQVQSLRGEKHLAVASRATPWPSSHEQAVVRLQAAVRGFLVRRAVRKLHLLISSSLHQLAACAPNHQVSSILFEPTVEVEIWVCSPPARPKRVVSFIRATSLVLDRPNIRTGWFLLHLSSNVKSAVQLFPWDPGGQEDIAGVQIYILVPQLFCIFVLNNKGKPRCKRLNLKSCQVSLWQLEDELVLKGGGDVMGIIGSERQQPGWDKARE, via the coding sequence atgacacctggtatcagctccaggttatcctcaccaccaccagccgcccatccctcaccaccaccagccgccgcaCCATCTGCTGCCGCAACGCCCTCCCACCCGCCCTCTCCAACTCTAGATGCATTCACTCGGCTCGAAGAGAAGTGGGACCAATTCGTTGTGATGTTCCACCGCTacaaggagaagacagagaaggaactCCAAGCAGCGGTGCGGCTTCAGGCGGCAGCGCGAGTGTTCCTGGCACGCCGCCAGGTACAGTCCCTTCGTGGGGAGAAGCACCTTGCTGTGGCCTCCAGGGCCACCCCATGGCCGTCATCACATGAGCAGGCCGTGGTGCGCCTGCAAGCCGCAGTGCGCGGCTTCCTTGTTAGGCGGGCGGTGCGGAAGCTGCACTTGTTGATCAGCTCATCGCTGCACCAACTCGCAGCCTGCGCGCCCAACCACCAGGTCTCGTCTATACTTTTTGAACCCACTGTAGAAGTCGAGATCTGGGTATGCAGCCCCCCTGCACGGCCAAAGAGGGTCGTCTCCTTCATTCGGGCAACTTCCTTGGTGCTGGACAGACCCAACATAAGAACGGGCTGGTTCCTCCTTCACCTGTCATCCAACGTGAAGTCCGCAGTTCAGCTCTTTCCTTGGGATCCAGGAGGACAGGAGGACATAGCTGGagttcaaatttatattttagttccacaattattttgtattttcgtcttaaataataaaggtaagccgagatgtaaaaggcttaaccttaagtcgtgtcaggtaagtctatggcagctcgaggacgagctggtcctcaagggagggggagatgtcatgggcatcatagggagcgagaggcaacagccaggctgggataaggctagagaataa
- the LOC100193655 gene encoding uncharacterized isoform X3 encodes MALVAPRPGMELANIQHHPNQAPGPGGKQRTSSLEAPIMLLTGHQSAIYCMKFNPAGTVIASGSHDKDIFLWYVHGECKNFMVLRGHKNAILDLQWTTDGTQIISASPDKTVRVWDVETGKQVKKMAEHSSFVNSCCPARKWPPLVVSGSDDGTAKLWDLRQRGAIQTLPDKYQITAVSFSEAADKVFTGGLDNDVKWWDLRKNETTEYLKGHQDMITGMQLSPDGSYLLTNAMDNELKIWDLRPYAPENRNIKTLTGHQHNFEKNLLKCSWSPDNRKVTAGSADRMVYIWDTTSRRILYKLPGHNGSVNETAFHPTEPIIGSCGSDKQIYLGEL; translated from the coding sequence ATGGCTCTTGTAGCCCCACGGCCAGGGATGGAGCTGGCTAATATTCAACATCATCCAAATCAGGCTCCTGGGCCTGGAGGAAAACAACGCACATCTAGCCTGGAGGCACCAATAATGCTACTTACAGGTCACCAGAGTGCTATCTACTGCATGAAATTCAATCCTGCGGGAACTGTGATAGCATCAGGTTCCCATGACAAGGATATCTTCTTATGGTATGTTCATGGTGAATGTAAGAACTTTATGGTACTGAGAGGGCACAAGAATGCTATTCTTGACCTTCAGTGGACTACTGATGGGACCCAGATCATCTCTGCAAGTCCTGACAAGACTGTGAGGGTCTGGGACGTTGAGACTGGTAAACAAGTTAAGAAGATGGCTGAGCACTCATCATTCGTCAACTCATGCTGCCCAGCACGGAAGTGGCCACCTCTTGTGGTTAGCGGTTCAGATGATGGTACAGCAAAGCTGTGGGACTTGCGTCAGAGAGGTGCAATACAAACTCTTCCCGACAAATACCAGATCACAGCCGTTAGCTTCTCAGAGGCAGCAGATAAGGTATTCACTGGTGGCCTGGACAACGATGTCAAGTGGTGGGATCTTCGCAAGAATGAAACGACAGAATATCTCAAAGGACATCAGGACATGATCACTGGGATGCAGCTTAGCCCTGATGGGTCTTACCTCCTGACCAATGCAATGGACAATGAGCTCAAGATCTGGGATCTGCGCCCTTACGCACCAGAGAACCGGAACATCAAGACTCTTACAGGTCACCAGCATAACTTTGAGAAGAACCTACTGAAGTGTAGCTGGTCGCCAGATAACCGCAAGGTCACTGCTGGGAGCGCAGACCGCATGGTCTACATCTGGGACACAACATCAAGGCGCATCCTGTACAAGCTTCCCGGGCACAATGGTTCTGTCAATGAGACTGCTTTCCATCCCACAGAGCCGATCATTGGATCTTGCGGCAGCGACAAGCAGATCTATCTTGGGGAACTTTAA